Proteins encoded within one genomic window of Humulus lupulus chromosome 1, drHumLupu1.1, whole genome shotgun sequence:
- the LOC133787681 gene encoding pentatricopeptide repeat-containing protein At4g35130, chloroplastic, with product MNDSPVLPNMAVTLSQCNYYFYYHHSIAPRKVPTTTRLNDSKPKEGSVVVVNNNPRALKPYRFGRKNSRTLQTSIEQPQDLSLTHALRTRIDSGHMRDALSMFEKINHSDAYTWNLMIRGFVDNGFFWEAICFYRRMGSEGVPADKFTYPIVIKACGASLSLEEGEKAHGKLFKIGLDSDICVCNSLISMYCKLGFIRCAEKVFEEMSVKDLVSWNSLISGYVIVGDGRSSLARFLDMQVLGMKPDRFSMISSINACSIEVFIRSGKEIHSQVLKCGFELDIMVQTSLLDMYSKCGRVDLAERLFHEISLRNNVVWNAMIGGYVLNSRPLESFACLRKMREADNLNPDVITFVNLLPSCAQLGAFLVGKSIHGYAIRKGFLPHIVLETALIDLYGAFGKPKLAVYIFDRMTEKGLITWNSMIATFAQNGWNTEALKLFQELLNKPLIPDAITIASVVPAYSEESSLREGKQIHGYISKFEHHKNSYILNSLVYMYAKCGELQTAREIFNGITHRDVSSWNTIIMAYAIHGFGKESIELFSMMRDQEIKPNYSTFVSLLTSCSISGMVYEGWKFYNSMKTDYKIDSGIEHYGCILDLLGRAGDFDRAKSFIEKMPLAPTARIWGSLLTASRNHRNIELAELAAEQIFRMEHDNTGCYVLLSNLYSEVGRWDDVERIQSLMEQRGLRKTVGCSLVETKYRTHKFINEDRSHVETDMIYHVLGILLRKIEENKSAHGCITKFRPLDLKNKRSNSPDYHSVRLATCFGLITTKVGSPVLVRKNTRVCRDCHGAIKKISMITKREIIVGDSKVFHHFRDGDCSCGNYW from the coding sequence ATGAATGATTCTCCAGTGCTTCCAAATATGGCTGTAACATTATCTCAGTGtaactactacttctactaccaccaCTCCATAGCTCCAAGAAAAGTTCCCACAACAACACGATTGAACGATTCCAAACCCAAAGAAGGCTCCGTCGTCGTTGTTAATAATAACCCAAGAGCTTTGAAACCTTATCGTTTTGGTAGAAAGAACTCAAGGACTTTACAGACCTCAATCGAGCAACCTCAAGATTTGTCGCTCACGCACGCTCTTCGAACTCGCATCGATTCTGGGCACATGAGGGATGCGCTTTCTATGTTCGAGAAAATAAACCATTCTGATGCCTATACTTGGAATCTTATGATTCGAGGGTTTGTGGATAATGGGTTTTTCTGGGAAGCCATTTGTTTTTATCGTAGAATGGGAAGTGAAGGGGTTCCAGCCGATAAGTTCACCTACCCAATTGTTATCAAGGCATGTGGTGCTTCGCTTTCGTTAGAAGAGGGAGAAAAGGCTCATGGGAAGTTGTTTAAGATTGGGTTGGATTCAGATATTTGCGTTTGTAATTCGCTCATTTCTATGTATTGTAAGCTTGGTTTTATTCGGTGTGCAGAGAAAGTGTTTGAAGAAATGTCTGTCAAGGACTTAGTATCTTGGAACTCTTTGATTAGTGGATATGTTATCGTTGGGGATGGTAGAAGCTCTCTGGCACGTTTCTTGGACATGCAAGTGCTTGGAATGAAGCCGGACAGGTTTAGCATGATCAGTTCTATTAATGCTTGTTCTATAGAGGTTTTTATCCGAAGTGGGAAAGAGATTCATAGCCAGGTTCTCAAATGTGGGTTTGAATTAGATATTATGGTTCAGACTTCCCTTCTTGACATGTACAGCAAGTGTGGAAGGGTGGACCTTGCAGAGAGATTGTTTCATGAGATTTCTCTTAGAAATAATGTGGTTTGGAATGCAATGATTGGTGGGTATGTTCTGAATTCACGACCTTTGGagtcatttgcatgcttgagaAAGATGCGAGAAGCTGATAACTTGAATCCTGATGTTATTACATTTGTAAACTTGCTCCCATCATGTGCACAGTTAGGAGCTTTCTTGGTCGGTAAATCGATTCATGGTTATGCCATTAGAAAAGGGTTTCTCCCTCATATTGTTTTGGAAACAGCTTTGATTGATCTCTATGGGGCCTTTGGCAAGCCAAAATTAGCAGTGTATATATTTGATCGAATGACAGAAAAGGGTTTGATAACATGGAATTCCATGATTGCTACTTTTGCGCAAAATGGGTGGAATACGGAAGCATTAAAACTATTTCAAGAACTTTTGAATAAGCCTCTCATACCAGATGCTATTACTATTGCAAGTGTGGTACCAGCTTATTCTGAAGAATCATCACTCAGAGAGGGAAAGCAAATTCACGGTTATATCTCAAAATTTGAACACCATAAAAATTCATATATCTTGAATTCACTTGTCTACATGTATGCTAAATGTGGTGAACTACAAACTGCCCGAGAAATTTTCAATGGGATTACCCATAGGGATGTGAGTTCATGGAACACTATTATCATGGCTTATGCCATTCATGGATTTGGAAAAGAATCGATTGAGTTGTTCTCTATGATGAGAGACCAGGAAATCAAACCTAATTACAGCACCTTTGTTTCCTTGTTAACATCTTGCAGCATATCTGGTATGGTCTATGAGGGTTGGAAGTTCTACAACTCAATGAAAACAGATTACAAGATTGATAGTGGAATAGAGCACTATGGCTGTATCCTTGATCTTCTCGGCCGAGCAGGCGATTTTGACCGAGCCAAGAGTTTTATCGAAAAAATGCCGTTGGCACCGACAGCCAGAATCTGGGGATCATTACTTACTGCTAGTAGAAACCATAGAAATATTGAGCTTGCTGAACTTGCTGCAGAACAAATTTTTCGCATGGAACATGATAATACTGGTTGTTATGTTTTGCTTTCTAATTTGTATTCTGAAGTTGGAAGATGGGATGATGTAGAGCGGATCCAATCTCTCATGGAACAAAGAGGATTAAGAAAAACTGTTGGGTGCAGCCTTGTTGAGACCAAATATAGGACTCACAAGTTCATCAATGAAGATAGGTCACACGTTGAAACTGACATGATCTACCATGTCTTAGGTATACTCTTGAGAAAGATAGAAGAAAACAAAAGTGCTCATGGCTGCATCACCAAGTTCAGGCCACTAGACTTGAAGAATAAAAGATCAAACTCCCCAGATTATCACAGCGTAAGATTAGCAACCTGTTTTGGGTTGATCACTACAAAGGTTGGAAGCCCAGTTCTTGTACGGAAGAACACAAGAGTTTGTAGAGATTGCCACGGTGCTATAAAGAAGATCTCAATGATCACCAAAAGAGAGATAATAGTAGGGGATTCTAAGGTTTTCCACCATTTCAGAGATGGTGATTGCTCATGTGGTAATTATTGGTGA
- the LOC133787698 gene encoding uncharacterized protein LOC133787698, with protein sequence MEAAAKTKDFSGTDYSSPPRKSISSPHSLNLPFNGFKTPELQIPDIEMATATVTGHFVEYTSLKDLLPSSSSSPAIMSPTPTSSWHEIPIKNPLVKHAAMAYLQPMSIRPEIESKGLLGKLKEKCLCGGAWGCFEGLGDVFLETVREALGVQNDEVEEDEMETMRKFTES encoded by the coding sequence ATGGAAGCAGCCGCCAAAACTAAGGATTTTTCAGGTACGGACTACTCGTCACCGCCGCGAAAATCAATCTCAAGTCCTCATTCTCTCAATCTCCCATTCAACGGGTTCAAAACTCCGGAGTTACAGATTCCGGACATAGAGATGGCGACGGCTACGGTTACCGGACACTTCGTAGAGTACACGAGCCTGAAGGACCTTCTGCCATCGTCTTCGTCGTCTCCGGCGATTATGTCTCCGACGCCTACTTCAAGCTGGCACGAAATTCCAATCAAGAATCCTCTGGTTAAGCACGCGGCTATGGCTTATCTCCAGCCGATGTCGATTAGGCCGGAGATTGAGAGCAAGGGGCTGCTGGGGAAGCTAAAGGAGAAGTGTTTGTGCGGTGGCGCGTGGGGTTGCTTTGAGGGGCTGGGCGACGTCTTTTTGGAGACGGTAAGGGAGGCTTTGGGGGTTCAAAACGATGAAGTTGAAGAAGATGAGATGGAAACGATGAGAAAGTTCACTGAGAGTTAA